In Plasmodium falciparum 3D7 genome assembly, chromosome: 6, the genomic window TTTCTTCTccttttaaaataatgtCTACTGTTAAATTTTTGTATGTTTGTATAGCACTTCatcatatcattattattattattattgttgataCTTTCTTCATATTTGTTGGGGGAGATTACATTTTGAATGGGCTGAATTTCTTGATTGGTCATATTGATATTATAACCATTTATGTTTTGgtcctttttcattttacatCCCTGTGATATATCTTTATGTCTTGTTACATTACAACTATTATTAATGTTCtctttattgtatatataaaatgaattttcatcatttttatcatttttattattttcatcatttttatcatttataccattttcataatttttaccattttcataatttttaccatttttatcattttcataacttccttttattatttctttattttgtattatatcattttgatAAAGTTTCCTCTTTTTCCTTATATTAAAGCGAAAGACACTTTTAACTATCCTTTctgcatatttatatttattcataaatattaatatatgtataacatATGATATACATCTGAACTTTAATATACGAAAAAAACGTTTGTTGGGATAattttcaaataattttatcCATTTGAACAATTCAGTCAAAATGGTTTTTAAGTCTAATTTATAGTAAAGGATAGAGAAATAGAAGTTTGCAATTTCCCATgccataaatataaaattgtcGTCAACTTGTGTAGGCACATCAGCATTATCATTATGAATATGGTTATTATGTGATGACATAAGTAATTCGTtaagataataatgattattattattattattattattattattaatattatcctttttattattattattttttttattatttacatgaAGAGctattcttttttcattGACATAATGTTGTATCATTcgtataacaaatatataattttttttgataaacaaataaatagtaTTATAGGAACAATGCAAATAAAATTTACAATTAATTgttatttgaatatattgtaaatatatttgactTTTATTTAACCATATagatgaaatattatatttcataattttattaaaaatatgattttctttaaatttttgtttcattaatttcatataaataactaaatttaaatatttcttttcatatTCTTCATGCCAttgtatatcatatattttcagtttcttttttaatatttttatccaaTAAGTACAAtccttttcttcatttaactCATCATTATGTTCATTAACTAAAAGCAAACTATTCATgctttctatattattttcatatgatCTATTTAAATAAGGTgattcattaatattataattttcttttaagaACAATTTATTTACAATATTAGGTTCATCTtgtaaatgtaaaaatgATGGAATATCTTCAATGGCAACAAATACTTTACATATACATTCTATGGaagataaataatataatgtaagagtatcatataaaaaatcttttttttctaatttcacaaatattttatttttcaaattattttcatgtttaagagaaaaatattttggaaaataacaatatgataataaagaattaatatctgatgaattttttttatcatcccattgatttatatatgaatatatatcattaatatatgtattatctgtaaaatcaattttattatccatataATTTTCCCTTCTTCTATTATTTTCAGTATATCCTTCTTTAATTCCAAAAATGCtccaataatattttaagacAAAACAATTTCTCTTTTGTACATTTGAAAAACGTTTAATATTTTGACTGATTAACtctattttttcataattaatattGATATCTTCATTTCTtgaattattactattattattacaactattcaaattatataacatactgtttatttcataaaaattttcTGAAAATATACGTTCAACCCATATCcatatattgtaataattttcataGATATTATTTGGTGACTGTATCAATTCTTTGCTTTCTCTTCTCTCATACGATGATATGTTTGTGTCTCcacattttaaattattcatattatatatgttacgtatattatcatcatggTTGcagatattatttttatgcaCACTCATGTTATCTTCATTGCtgcaaatattatttttatgcaCACTCATGTTATCTTCATGGTTAcagatattatttttatgcaCACTCATGTTATCTGCATTGctgtaaatattatttttaagcACACTCATGTTATCTTCATTACTACAAATATTACCTTTTTCTTTCACATCACACATGTTCCTGTTCAAATGTCTCTTTAACGATAAAGATAGAAATTTCTTCTGAGCAAAATTAAGAAATACCCGGAAGAATTTTCTAATTATCAGAATATTTTCAACTGAATATTGTCTATTatcataaattaaattaaaaatttctattattataagacACAATAATTTCTCAAAATTCGTTTTTGTttgatattttataattatatccaTTTTGCTATTTTTTGATAACACTaaatttgtaatattattttggCTAATCATTAATGGAGTTGTATCAttcaaatgtatattttccttttgttcattatcatatatattatcgttattttctttatcataataatttttgcCGTCCATCCATTTTGTTTCCTCCTGAATTTCATTATTCtctttgataatatatttatttggaTAATCTTtactatttatttttttaatacattttgTCGTCCTTAATATGCTGagtcttttttttaaatttttttcataggTCTTAGTTCTTTTTAGTTTTGAATGTAAAAAGGATTGCTTTTTTGATATTGGCAAAAATTCTGAGTATCTATGTTTCATAAtggaataattataatttttttttttcaaattgtGCACGTATCTACCATATGAGGAATGtctatatgttttatattttttatcaggaacatttttatatatattaatattttggTTGGAATAAggagaaaaattattattatgtgtaaatatatgcatatcaagataaaaattattactattattattattattgttactgttatttttatgactttttcttttattatttattgttgaatttttttgtgtacctatatttttatgtatattcaaaatattacttatatgttttcttttttttttttgtggtgTAGTCAAATTTTCTTCTATTCCTTGTGATCTAATATCATTGGGAACATTTTTAttcaataaatttatatatgatatgatattatttctttgtatatattcatttagaTTATGACTAACCGTTATATAATATGCTAGAGCAAGAAAAATGACATCTAGTATAGTTTTTTCTTCTATAAAATTATCACTCTTTAAATAATTCTTGtgatattttattacatcAATGGTTggttttttataattatgtgagacaataaatttataaaaaaaatcatgTTCAAACATAAGGATagtatttctatttttatttgaactAATAAGAGAAGAGTTTAATAATATACCAAtacaatatttttcaaaCAATATACAACAATCGGTAAACATATGATATTTattcaaattaaaaatataacaaactACTTGACATACTATTATTAAGATACTAATATCTAATAAGGGCCATTCAATAGGacaataattaaatatttgttGCATAAAATTGGATAGTTTTATAGGTTCCTCCGTTTTATTATCACTTGAtgaaatgttattattatcattttgatggtttatattttctatattattaatactattatgattattattgttatatgtacacatatttatattatcatatgtacacatatttatattatcacatgttgtattatatttgtatccattatttccttttatatttttatttctttcttctataaaatttttgtacaatttttcttctttttgaaatattaaaatcatTAATTCTTCTgccaaataaaaattatccttatttattatttgtaatataatatttatccattcatgttcataaaaaaaaaggtttttattttcttctaaatatttttcaacatctatctttatatcatttccaatattattattattattattattattattactattatttttttcattatcatcatccatctggaatttttcattatttacaatgttgatttttttttcttctttatttttcatcTGATTTTCCATTTCTATAATATATCCATTTTTCTCTttcaatttattaatattcttatttGACATATTATCAAGTAATATTTCTTCGTTACTCAGtgaataatattcttttatcaTATCTGTATTTTTCCCCATCttcatatgattattttctttttcttcactTTCAtcagaattattattatgtaaatctttattcattttatcttCTGGTTGGATAATACATCCTTTTCGTTCTAATTTATCATGTataaatgtaatttttttttttttttttttttgttttcttgtttttttatcaaaattattattttgtatattcttAAAATGAGGAATGTTCCCCTTTTTCGTTTGAATATTTTGTTCCTTGTTTAattctattatattatttaacttAAGATCATTTGTTTTGTTGTTTTTATGTAAAGGGAATAATATTacatgtaaatttttttttttcttttttttttcttgctcataatttttttgattttttctcATAAACCTAGTTATACTGAGATTATAACTTTGAAAAAATTgtgaataataattatacagtttattattatttgatatcTTTTTTCTCtgcaataatttttttatcatattattattatttattatatttatatttttttttaaaataagagATAAATGTTTCTCATTCTTATTTTCATATGGTTCATGAATAATgcaattattttttgtttttttctgcTTTTGATTTcttaaaagaatattattttgttcccTACTTGAATAATCTTCACGTTTGttactttttcttcttttttttatatacattttgtaatatatatcaagTGGATGTGGATATGAACGTAGGTATGAATGTTTATTATgtgtatgtgtatatttatgtgtatatttatgtgtattttTATGTGTACGTATATGTAAATGTCGATATGAATGTGGTtgattcttttcattttcttttatcatttcacctttattttttttatttttgttccaTTCTGCTTTGTAATTCTTcgaatttaatattttacatatatttttatttaactctataaaatttatacagGCGTATTTTTTTTCTGCACCCTTTGTTCTGTTTGTTAACTGTTCTTTCTTATGTTCTTCTATATTTTGCAACATTTTTTGttcctcatttttttttttcttaattttatcatctcctttttgtttattgtatatttctattttatcCGTTATGTTTTGTTCATAATAGTTTTCATTTTTGTcatctattattttatgataagTTAAAGTTTCGTCTACTTCGACCTTTTTCACTTCCCTTGTATCCTCAATCATTTGATGTTTTATATTAGTGTGTGTATTTTCATTTGATTTGTGAATAGTGTCTTTATTGTAATTCTTATTAAGATcacaaaaaaatgtaatatctccttttttatttaatggaTCATCTTCCAAtggattttttttatttatttcattatttatattataaaaggtATGTTTTCCTTGTAATGTAtcatgtgtttttttttgcaaAACTCCTTTTGTGTTATGttctattttgtttttatctttatgttcaattatttgatttgtttttatattatttaatttttcattcaGAATTTTTGTAATAGTTTctccatttttttcttcttcctcATACATGTTAATACAATTAttagatatataaattttattaattttttcattttttataaaatcctCTGATATatcttgtatatttttattatcaaaaataatttccccatcattattattattgacaAATaagttttttatttcatcatcatttttatcaattatatatttaatcgtttgatcatatttttcaatttgttctttttgtttttctctcaatttgatattattattttgttcacaTGTGTTCATATTAACACCATCATGATAAGATATTTCATCATTGTGGTATATTTTATCAATAGGTGATATTTCATCATTATGTGATATTTCCTTATGTGATATTTCCCCATGTGATATTTCCTTATGTAATATTTCCTCATTATGATTACCTTTCtgattaatatttaaattattcgTTTTATACCCTTTATCATTGTGATCAGGTTGATAATTATCTTTcgatatatttgttatatcacAATTTATACTTTCCTGTGTTTCAttaggatatatatattttgttttttcataAGTTGAAATTTCTTCATAACtgcaaatatttttattcattttatgtaTCATTTCTGGTTCTTTTTGTttggtattattataacaactTGAAGAGTacgttttattattatcgtaAGATAATCGTTTAggatatatttcattaataatttcattcttttcttcatttatatattcattattaaaCTTTTTTAGAACTTCTTCACGATATTCACATAATAAATCATTGGATGTTATTTCCTTTAATTTTAAACTTACGCTAGTTTCATTGgtatcttttattttgtcattatatgtaatatttttatcacttACATGATTTAGtttattatcctttttttccataatatttgtatgagcaatatatttattatgacattctatatcttcttttaagatgtatttttccttatttatattttcaagaTATTCTGAGGGTGTGTTATCATTGGTTAATTTATTTGTCCTATAATTTAATTCCCCCTGATTATTTTGTAGGTCATTCAATATTTGATTTTTAGTTTCAactaatatttcatttattggttcatttattttcttttcaagTGATTCATTTACTTTTtcatcaatatttttatcatcattttttttatcagtCTGGTTCAAATTTCTATTAATCTTTGCTATGAagttttttttgattttagGATAAATCAAACTACTTAATCTTTTGGGTATATTAAAGAGAGCATTGATTTTGTTACTTTTTTCTACACAagtttgattattattattattattattatcattattgtcattttttttattattatcatcattattgtcattttttttattattatcattattgtcattttttttattattatcattattgtcattttttttattattatcattgtcAATTTCGTTTTCCACATTtgcatttttttcattgttatccttttttattatcataatttttggAGTCCATACATTTTGATTAATTAAAACATTTGAAGGGattatatttgtttcttGTTCATTCTGTATGTTATTTATAGGaagatattttataattttttctttatcatgattattatgtgtattattatctttatatgttatatttcccttatttaaatatattttatcatttttatctttgACATTacttatttttgtttttaaattaGAAATGTTATGATTTAAAATAGCTGTGGAGTGTCTCCTTAATAATGgctgtttatttatttcgataaaattttttttatgagtTAACTGTttagatataataatgttatcATGTTCgttcttatttataatagtagtaattcttttatttattggaacatttatttttttaaaatctatattatttattttttttttgtttatatatatgtcatttatgtctttttttattattttttttggggCAGGAGGATTCATTATAGTATTgattagttttttttttaaattattatgaaatgTATCATTAGACAAAGGATTGATTATTTTTGTtggttttaatatttttatttttttataatttggaATAAGTATAGGAGATATTGTATTTTCTATTATATTAGAAACTTTGTAGGtttgttttttgtttatacCTACAGGAGATATAggtgttattattttattatatttatcttttgtCAAactttttatgttattattatttatatctttcactaacataatggaatttctattattattattattattattattgttaataCTACTCATTGTATTCatagtattaatattatttattttattactactctctattttatttttgatgaGAGAATTTTGTGGGATATATGCCTTATTTTGAATATACATTCtgtcatttatttttttgttgtttaatacattttcattattatttattgatgATGTGCTTTTATTCAGGTGTATATTTTTGCCCGTGTTCATAAAAGTAATACTTCGTCTTATGAGGGGTTTAGAAATATTACATGTATAATCtttgttattaatattaattgaaGTTCTTTTTATTTGTGAAATACATTTCGTGTCTTTCTTCATTGGgccattatttatataaatagttttttctttatttctaTTTGATAATTCTTCtaaaatgatattattatttatatcattagtaatattattaatattagttaatttttcaattttatttttctcaatCTCATTTTTTGGTGagttatttttttccatacatttatttgcatcattatatatatttaaatcttttattatatcccCTTCTTCACcgttttcttttctttcaaTATTTGATTTGTATTTAAATGTATTCATTGatttatttgtttcattTGTTCGGAGAATATTAGTTTTTAACAAAGGTattctattttttaaatgttttaaattttcattcactttaattttttcattaacatTAATTTGTTCACTcactttaattttttcattcgCATATTTTCCAGttcttataatatcatttttattttttaaattattcaaaGATTTTGTTGTCATACAATTGTCtacattttttgttttttcagaagtatttttatatttaactatcggcaaataatttttattcttcttgttttcattattcaaattgtatgttttaattttattcttaACAAAGTCTACATTGTTGTATGACTTTTCATTAGTTGCTAAGACGTTATTTGTGgatttcatttttcttttttttttcctttatcacataagaaaaaaaaaaaaaaaaaaaaaggggggGAGggattgaaaaatataacatttaatatataatttattaatgttttttttttttaaatgttttacaggtataaataaataagacatatttttatttttaattattatataaatttatgtatatttttattataaacagctatattttataaaacatatgagtataataagaaaggtaaaaattatgttttttatacGTTTCAAGTTGATATAAGACatactatttttattctatattaaacaaattgcacttatatatatatatatatggaaaggACGATTTATTTTTgagaaattattataatatatagaattataaatttacaaaaaaataaaaaaaataaatagtaaataaataaaataaaaaatataaaaaaaattaaaaatttatcttttcttttttgattaattatattgtatgaaaaaatcaaataacTCAATTTTTAAACTCTTAATTATTGTATAcatttaaaacattttaagTTGATGTCTTTCTTTCCACTcaatttaaaatatcatatttatgtgaataatatatatactttaaaaaatggacaagaaaaaaaaaaaaaaaaaaaaaaaaaaaattttttaatacgtaagtattcatataattatgcTTATTAAAAAGTTACAGATTATACACGatcaatttaaataaatatttaaatgttaATGAGTTTAATttgtaaaaagaaaatatatttctatgtagataaaaatatgtgtatatgtatatagatatatatataaatataaggtatatatacttttttattttcttaattaagaaaaaataggaataaatataaaaaaaaattggaaaatataaaaaaaaaaagaaaaagaaaaagaaaaaactgGGACGAGGGGAAagatgaatattattaaacataaattattatgatatattaaatatatatatatatatatatatatatatatatatataaatatatatttttttttttttttcatttacttatatatcatattaatgTGAAAGATAAATTTATGAATACAAATCTTCATCTACAACATATGCAGGTGTATCGTCATTATTGTCCTCATCAGGCCAATCAATAATAAAATCATCACCTGTTCCACCTGTTTTGGTTTTATATAAAGGATCAAATTTTATTCTAAAGTTatcatatttaattaaatcaGCCTGGGAAACACTTCTTCTTGCTCCAGCCAATCCTTCCTTAAAATGATGTCTTgtaatttcatattttatattatcatcatcattctTTTGTTGGTCATTGGCTTGTTGTTCTGTTTTATTATGtacatcattttcatttgtttcattttgttcattttcttttttgttactTAATTCTAATTTAGATTTCTTATTCATTTCTTCTGCATCTATGGCATCTCTTATAGCTGCTCGTGCTGCTCTCTGACATAATTCTGCTAAATCAGCACCACTAAAACCAGCTGTTTTTTGAGCCAAGAAGTCAATTGGTACATTTTCAGCAACTGGACATTTTCTTAGAATAGCTGTTAAAATAGAAATTCTTGCACCTAAATCTGGTAATGGGATATATATCAATTGATCTAATCTTCCAGGTCTTAATAAAGCTTCATCCAATAATTCAGGTCTATTAGTTGCACCGATAAAgaataaattctttttagGGCCCACACCATCAATTTCTGTTAATAATTGATTCATAACACGATCTCCTGCACCACTTCCATCACCTAAACTGGATCCTCTTTGTGTTCCAATAGAATCTAATtcatcaaaaaataaaacacatGGAGCAGCTGCTCTTGCTTTATCAAAAACTTCTCTAACATTTGCTTCAGATTCACCAAACCACATTGTTAATAATTCTGGACCTTTAATAGATACAAAATTAGCTGAACATTCTGATGCCACAGCTTTGGCTAGTAAAGTTTTACCACAACCTGGAGGTCCATAAAATAATACTCCTCTTGATGGAGACATTCCAAACTTTTCAAATTTATCTGGATGATCAATAggatataatatcatttctCTTAATGTACTTTTAACTTCATCTAAACCACCAATATCATCCCATTTCACATTTGGAACTTCTACAACAGTTTCTCTTAATGAAGATGGATTACATGTACCTAATGCCATATTAAAATGATCCTGTGTTACACACATACTTTCTAAAACTTCTTTGTCTATAATTTCATCTTCTAAATCAATCACATCCATTTTTTCTCTAATACAAGTCAAGGCAGCTTCTGTACATAATTGAGCTAAATCAGCACCAACAAAACCATGTGTGTTACTAGCTAATTCTTCTAATTTCACATCAGGTgataatttcatattttttgtatgaaTTCTAAGAATTTCAAATCTACCATTATCATCAGGTACACCAATATCAATTTCTCTATCAAATCTTCCAAATCTTCTCAAAGCTGGATCAATTGAATTTTGTCTATTAGTTGCTGCAATAACAACAACTTGACCTCTACTTTTTATACCATCCATTAATGTAAGCAATTGTGAAACAACTCTTCTTTCTACTTCTCCATTAGTCTTTTCTCTTTTTGGAGCAATAGAATCAATTTcatcaataaaaataatagcaGGTGAATTCTTTTCTGCTTCTTCAAATGCTCTTCTCAAATTTGCTTCAGCTTCTCCTGCCATTTTACTCATAACTTCTGGtccatttattaaaaagaaaaatgcaCCTGTTTCATTAGCAACAGCTCTAGCTATACACGTCTTACCACTACCTGGAGgtccatataataatacacctCTTGGTGGTTTCACTCCTAATGTTTTGAATAAACCAGGATGTCTTAA contains:
- a CDS encoding cell division cycle protein 48 homologue, putative; the encoded protein is MEDNTDKKALVDENNGENKVPKKKNLSRLIVEEATNDDNSVVALNTKRMEELNFFRGDTIIIKGKKRHSTICIILNDNDLDEGKIRINKVARKNLRVCLGDVVYVKSCPEIPYGKKIQVLPIDDTIEGLAKDTLFEIFLKPYFNESYRPVKKGDLFLVRGGFMSVEFKVVEVDPDDFCIVSPDTVIYYEGDPIKRDDEEKLDEIGYDDIGGCKKQLAQIREMIELPLRHPGLFKTLGVKPPRGVLLYGPPGSGKTCIARAVANETGAFFFLINGPEVMSKMAGEAEANLRRAFEEAEKNSPAIIFIDEIDSIAPKREKTNGEVERRVVSQLLTLMDGIKSRGQVVVIAATNRQNSIDPALRRFGRFDREIDIGVPDDNGRFEILRIHTKNMKLSPDVKLEELASNTHGFVGADLAQLCTEAALTCIREKMDVIDLEDEIIDKEVLESMCVTQDHFNMALGTCNPSSLRETVVEVPNVKWDDIGGLDEVKSTLREMILYPIDHPDKFEKFGMSPSRGVLFYGPPGCGKTLLAKAVASECSANFVSIKGPELLTMWFGESEANVREVFDKARAAAPCVLFFDELDSIGTQRGSSLGDGSGAGDRVMNQLLTEIDGVGPKKNLFFIGATNRPELLDEALLRPGRLDQLIYIPLPDLGARISILTAILRKCPVAENVPIDFLAQKTAGFSGADLAELCQRAARAAIRDAIDAEEMNKKSKLELSNKKENEQNETNENDVHNKTEQQANDQQKNDDDNIKYEITRHHFKEGLAGARRSVSQADLIKYDNFRIKFDPLYKTKTGGTGDDFIIDWPDEDNNDDTPAYVVDEDLYS